The sequence GTGATTTTGGTGGAACGCAAAGTCGTGCATCAAAAATACCATAAAATTGTCAAACGCTTTAAGAAATACACCATCGACGATCGCCAAAACAAGGCAGAAGTCGGGGATTTCGTGAGCGCGATTGAGTGTAGGCCGGTGTCTAAAACCAAAACCTTTGCACTCAAAGAAATCGTCATTAAGGGAGTGTAAATGATCCAAAGTTTCACTAGGTTAGTGGTGGCAGACAACAGCGGTGGCAAAGAGATCATGTGTATTAAAGTCTTGGGGGGCAGCCATAGGCGTTATGCCAGCGTAGGCGATGTGATCGTGGCTTCTGTGAAAAAAGCGATCCCCAATGGCAAGGTGAAAAAAGGGCAGGTGGTGAAAGCCGTGATTGTCCGCACCAAAAAAGAAGTGCAACGCCCCAATGGCTCTTTGATTCGCTTTGATGACAATGCGGCGGTGATCTTAGATGCCAAGAAAGATCCCATCGGCACACGCATTTTTGGTCCCGTGAGCCGTGAAGTGCGTTACGCAAACTTCATGAAAATCATTTCTTTGGCTCCGGAGGTGCTTTAATGCAGATTAAAAAAGGCGACTTGGTGAAGGTCATTGCCGGGGACGACAAGGGCAAAGTGGGCAAGGTGTTGGCGGTTTATCCTAAAAAATCTATGGTGGTTGTGGAGGGGTGCAAAATTGTGAAAAAAAGCATGAAGCCTACGGACGACAACCCCAAAGGCGGGTATCTCTCTAAAGAAATGCCCATGCATATCTCGAATGTGAAAAAAGAAGAGGAGTAGGCGTATGTATGGCTTGAAAAGCTTCTATGAGAAAGAAGTGAAGGGTAAATTAGCCGAAGAGCTAAACATTAAAAACCCCATGTTGCTCCCTAAAATCGAAAAAATCGTTTTGAGTGTGGGGGCGGGGGCTTATGCCAAAGACATGAAAATCATGCAAAACATCGCCCAAACCCTTTCTTTGATCGCCGGGCAAAAGGCGGTCATCACGATGGCGAAAAAGTCCGTGGCGGGCTTTAAAATCCGCGAACGCATGGCGGTGGGGGTGAAGGTTACCTTACGCAACAAAGTCATGTATAACTTCTTAGAAAAGTTGATCGTGATCGCTTTGCCTAGGGTGAAGGACTTTAGGGGCGTGTCTAAAAGCGGCTTTGATGGGCGGGGCAATTACGGCTTTGGGCTAAACGAACAGCTCATTTTCCCCGAAGTGGTCTATGACGACATCATGGTAACCCACGGGCTCAACATCGCCATCATCACTTCGACAAACAGCGACAAGGAGGCATTTAAGTTGTTAGAATTACTTGGAATGCCATTTGCGAAAGGACGCTAATGGCTAAAAAATCAATCATTGCAAAAACCCGCCGCAAACCTAAATTTAAAGTGCGTGGCTACACCCGTTGCAACATCTGCGGGCGTTCCCACTCCGTGTATCGCGATTTTGGCTTGTGCCGGGTGTGTTTGCGTAAAATGGGCAATGAGGGCTTGATCCCCGGCCTTAGAAAAGCTAGTTGGTAAGGGGATAACATGGTTAATGACATTGTGGCAGATTCTCTAACACGCATCCGCAACGCGAGCATGCGGCGTTTGGAGGTTACAGAGCTTTATTACGCCAAAATCGTGGTCTCCATCCTAGAGATTTTTAAAGCAAGGGGCTTCATCAGCAATTTCCACATGGTGGAGAAAGAGGGCAAACCTTTTATCTCTGTGGAGTTGGCGTATGATGAAAAAGGCAAGGCGGTCATCAATGAGATCAAACGCCTAAGCAAGCCCGGCCGTAGGGTGTATCGCCAGTCTAAAGAGTTGAAGCGCTTTAAAAATGGCTATGGTGTGGTGGTGGTGAGCACGAGCAAAGGGGTCATCACCAATGAAGAAGCCTACAAACAAAATGTGGGCGGTGAAGTGCTTTGCAGCATTTGGTAGGGAGAGTGCATGTCAAGAATTGGTAAAAAAATCATCAATATCCCTAGTGGGGTGCAAGTGAGCGTGGAGCACACCAAACTTGTGTTTAAAAACCAAAAAATAAGCCAAGAGCTCGAAACACACGGACGGGTGAAAATCCTTTTAGAGGGCAATACTCTACGCTTTGAGCCCGTGGGTGAAAACGCCCAAGACAAGGCCTTTTGGGGGACTTATGGGGCTTTGGCAAGCAACATCGTAACCGGGCTAGACAAGGGCTTTAGCAAGGTGCTCGAGGTCAATGGCGTGGGCTATAAAGTCGCACTAGGGCATAAGGTTTTAGAGCTAAGCCTAGGCTTTAGCCACCCAGTGAAATACCCCATCCCCGATGGCGTGGATATGGTGGTGGATAAAAACACCATCACCATCAAGGGGAGCAATAAACAGCAAATCGGGCAGATCGCCGCCGACATTCGGGCGTTCCGCCCCCCTGAGCCTTACAAAGGCAAGGGCATTAAATACAAAGACGAAGTGATCATCCGCAAAGCCGGTAAGACCGCTAAGAAATAGGGGATAGCATGACTAAAAATGTGTTAGAAAAGAAAAAAGCCCAACGGGCTAAACGCAAAATGCGGGTGCGTTCAAAGGTGTTTGGCACAGAGCAACGCCCCCGTGTGAGCGTCTTTAAATCCAACAAGCACCTTTACGCCCAAGCCATAGACGACAACAACCACAACACCCTAGCCCATGTGGATGGCAAGAAACTAGGCTTTGGCAAGAACATCGAAGACAGCAAGAAAATCGCTACAGAGTTTGCCAAAAGCTTGCAAGCTAAAGGCATCACGCAAGTGGTCTTTGATCGCAATGGGTATTTATACCACGGCGTGGTGGCGGCGTTTGCCGAAACTTTGCGTGAAAACAACATCGCCCTTTAAGGATGGACATGGAGATCAATAGAGAAGAATTTCAAGAAGTCGTGGTGAATATCGGGCGGGTGACGAAGGTCGTCAAAGGGGGCCGGCGCTTTAGATTCAACGCTTTAGTGGTGGTGGGCAATAAAAACGGGCTTGTGGGCTTTGGGCTTGGCAAGGCTAGAGAAGTGCCCGATGCCATTAAAAAGGCGGTCGATGACGCGTTTAAAAACATCATTGAAGTGAAAATTAAAGGCACAACCATCGCGCATGACATCGAGCAAAAATACAACGCGAGCAAAATCCTTTTAAAACCCGCCAGCGAAGGTACGGGCATCATCGCCGGCGGTTCTACCCGCCCTATGATCGAGCTAGCGGGCATTAAAGACATTTTGACGAAGTCTTTAGGGTCTAACAACCCTTACAATGTGGTCCGGGCGACTTTTGACGCTTTGGCAAGAATCAAGGGTTAAGGAGTTTTCATGGCATTAGAAAATTTACGCCCCGCTAAAGGGAGTGTGAAAAACACCAAGCGAGTCGGCAGGGGTCAGGGCTCTGGCATGGGCAAGACTTCCACCCGTGGGGGCAAGGGGCAGACAGCCCGCACCGGCTACAAACAAAAACGCGGCTTTGAGGGCGGGCAACAACCCTTGCAACGCCGCTTGCCTAAAGTGGGCTTTAAAAGCCGCACAAAGGGGCTCACTTATAGCATTAATGTTTCTAAACACCCCGAGATTTTAAAGCTAGAAACCTTGAGTTTGGAGCTGATTAAACAAGTCCATCCCTTCCCAAGCTACATTGAAAAAGTGAAGTTGATAGGCCAAGGGGCAAAAGAGCTAGCCTCTAAAATCCAAGACGAGAGAATCACCACTAGCGGACAAAAATAATGACAAAAGCCATTGCCACTAAGATTTTCATCACACTAGGCTATCTCTTCCTTTATCGGGTTTTAGCCTATGTCCCTATCCCGGGAGTGGATTTGGCAGCCATCAAATCTTTTTTTGACAGCAACTCAAGCAACGCTTTAGGGCTCTTTAATATGTTTAGTGGCAACGCTGTGAGCCGCCTTAGCATCATCTCGCTAGGCATCATGCCCTACATCACCTCTTCGATCATCATGGAGCTTTTAAGCGCCACTTTCCCCAATCTAGCCAAAATGAAAAAAGAACGCGATGGCATGCAAAAATACATGCAAATCGTGCGTTACGCCACGATCGGGATCACCGTGATCCAAGCCGTGAGCGTGTCCTTTGGGCTAAGAAGTATCGGGCACGGGCATAATGGGGCGATCATGGTGCCTATGCAAACTTTCTTACTCATCGCCACTTTTTCTATGCTTACGGGCACCATGCTTTTAATGTGGATTGGCGAGCAGATCACGCAGCGAGGTGTGGGTAATGGCATTAGTTTAATCATCTTTGCTGGGATTGTCTCGGGCATTCCACACGCCATTGCCGGGACTTTTAACCTAGTCAATACCGGGGTCATCAATGTCTTGGTGTTGATCGGCATTGTGGTGATCGTGTTGGCGACTATTTTTGCAATCATCTATGTAGAATTAGCCGAGCGGCGTATCCCCATCTCTTACGCCCGTAAGGTGGTTATGCAGAATCAAAACAAGCGGATCATGAACTACATCCCCATTAAGTTAAACTTAAGCGGAGTGATCCCCCCCATTTTTGCCTCCGCTCTCTTAGTGTTCCCCTCCACGATTTTACAAGCCTCTTCAAATAAGATTTTGCAAGCCATCGCCGACTTTCTAAACCCCCATGGCTACGCTTACAATATCTTGATGTTTCTACTCATCATCTTCTTTGCCTACTTTTATTCGTCCATTGTGTTTAACGCTAAGGACATTGCGGACAATTTAAAACGCAATGGGGGCTTTATCGCCGGCTTAAGGCCCGGGGAGGGTACGGCGAATTTCTTAAACACCGTGGCAAGCCGGCTCACCTTTTGGGGCTCTTTGTATTTGGCTCTCATCTCTACCTTGCCTTGGATTTTGGTCAAAGCCATGGGCGTGCCTTTCTACTTTGGGGGCACGGCGGTGCTGATTGTGGTGCAAGTGGCGATTGATACCATGAAAAAGATCGAAGCACAGGTGTATATGAGTAAATACAAAACCCTAAGCGCTGTGGGCTTTTAATGGCAATTGCCCTTAGAAACTCTAAAGAACTTGCCCTTTTAGCCAAAGCCGGGCAAGTGGTGGGGCAGACTTTAAAACTCTTGAAAGAAAAAGCTAAGGTTGGGGTGAGCCTACTGGAGTTAGACGCTTTAGCTGAAGAGAATATCCACAAACTGGGGGGCAAGCCGGCGTTTAAGGGGCTGTATGGCTTTCCTAATAGCCTTTGTGTGTCGCTCAATGAAGTGGTGATCCACGGCATCCCCACAGATTATAAACTCCAAGAAGGCGACATTGTGGGGCTGGACTTGGGCGCGTGTGTTGCAGGCTACTTTGGGGACGCGGCGATCACCCTAGCCATCGGGCAAGCCACAGAAAAAGACCAAGCCTTGATCGCTTGTGCCAAAGAGAGCTTATACGCCGCCATTTCTCAGCTTAAAGTGGGCATGCACTTTAAAGAAGTGAGTTTTCTATTAGAGCAAGAGATCACTAAAAGGGGGTTTGTGCCCTTGTTGGACTTTTGCGGGCATGGGATTGGCAAAAGACCACACGAAGAACCGCAAATCCCCAACTACCTAGCCCCACAGGCAAACCCCAAGAGCGGCCCTAAGATCAAAGAGGGCATGGTGTTTTGTCTTGAGCCGATGGTGTGCCAAAAAGAGGGCAATCCTAAAATCTTAAAAGACAAATGGAGCGTGGTTTCCACAGACGGGTTAAACACGAGCCATTACGAACACACCATCGCGATGGTGGGTAAAAAAGCGCAAATTTTAACGGAGGCTTAAAGTGGCAAAAGACGATGTGATCGAGGTGGATGGACGGGTGATCGAGTGTTTGCCTAACGCCACCTTTAAAGTGGAGTTGGAGAACAAACATGTCGTGTTGTGCCGGATTTCGGGCAAAATGCGGATGCACTATATCCGCATTGCGCTTGGCGATCGGGTGCGTTTGGAGCTCACCCCCTATAGTTTGGATAAAGGGCGGATCACTTTCCGCTACAAGTGATTAAGTTAGTTCTAACCAAAGATCGTTAGAATAGAAGTTTTGCTTAAGGAGATTTCAATGAAAGTTAGACCTTCTGTTAAGAAAATGTGCGACAAATGCAAGGTCATCAAAAGGCGGGGCGTGATCCGGGTGATTTGCGTAACCCCTAAACATAAACAAAGACAAGGATAGACAATGGCGCGCATTGCTGGGGTAGATTTACCCAAAAAGAAACGGGTTGAATACGCTTTGACCTACATTTACGGCGTGGGCTTGAAAAGCTCTAGAGATATTCTTGCCAAAGTGCAAATCTCTTTGGATAAAAGGGTGCATGAATTGAGTGAGGACGAAATCTCTAGCATCACTAAAGAAATCCAAGCCAACTATGTCGTGGAGGGGGATTTGCGTAAAAAGGTGCAAATGGACATCAAGGCGTTGATGGATTTAGGCAGTTATCGGGGGATTCGCCACCGCAAGGGCTTGCCCGTTCGCGGACAAACCACGAAAAACAACGCCCGCACCCGCAAAGGCAAGAAAAAAACCGTGGGCAGCAAATAAGGGAGCGTGAATGGCAAAACGAGTTGGGACAAAAAAACGCGTTGTTAAAAAGAACATCGCTAAAGGTGTGGTTTATATCTGTGCTTCCTTCAACAACACGAACATCACCATTACAGACGAAATGGGTAATGTCATTTGTTGGGCGACAGCAGGCGGGCTAGGCTTTAGGGGGTCTAAAAAATCCACCCCTTACGCCGCCCAACAAGCCGTAGAGAGCGCGATGATGAAAGCCAAAGAACATGGGCTTAAAGAAGTGGGGATCAAGGTGCAGGGCCCGGGCTCTGGGCGTGAAACCGCCATTAAAAGCGTGGGCAGTGTGGAGGGCATTAAAGTCCTTTGGATTAAGGACATCACCCCCCTAGCGCACAATGGTTGCCGCCCCCCTAAGAGAAGAAGAGTGTAAGGAGCAAGCATGGCAAGATACAGAGGTGCAGTTGAGAAGTTAGAGCGCCGTTTTGGGATTTCTTTAGCCCTAAAGGGCGAGCGCCGCTTGAGCGGCAAGAGTGCGCTAGACAAACGCGCCTATGGCCCGGGGCAGCATGGGCAAAGACGGGGCAAAATCTCGGATTATGGCTTGCAGCTTAGAGAAAAACAAAAAGCCAAAGCCATGTATGGGATTTCTGAGAAGCAATTCCGCTCCATCTTTAGAGAGGCAAATCGCATGGAGGGCAACACAGGGGAGAATTTAGTCCGCTTGTTAGAGCGCCGCTTGGATAATGTCGTCTATCGCATGGGCTTTGCCACCACTAGAAGTTTTGCAAGGCAATTAGTAACGCATGGGCATATCTTGGTCGATGGCAAACGCATGGACATCCCCTCAGCGTTCATCAAGCACGGGCAAAAAATCGAATTGATTGAAAAAGCAAAGAAAACCCCCAAATTTTACGCTCCATTGAGCTGAGCAAACAAACGGGGATGGTCGCTTGGATTGATGTGGATCAGGATAAAAAATTTGGGATTTTCACCCGCTACCCTGAGAGAGATGAAGTGGCAATCCCCATTGAAGAACGCCTGATTGTTGAACTTTACTCAAAATAGGGGCGCGCATGAAAGTGATTAAAACAGCGCCCCATGTCCCCACGGACATCAGCGTTGAGAAAATCAACGACCGGCAAATCCGCGTTTGTGTATCCGCTTTTGAAAGCGGCTACGCCATCACCCTGGCGCACCCCATCCGCCGTCTGCTCTTGCAAAGCTCCGTGGGGTATGCGCCCATCGGCATTAAAATTGAAAATGTCGCCCACGAGTTTGACTCTGTGCGGGGGATGTCTGAAGACGCTGCCCTTTTCATTGCTAACCTTAAAAACATCCGCCTAGTGGGGCAGGCAAAAAACCCTGACGAGCAACTTGTGGTGCATTACTCTTTTAAAGGCCCCGCTAAACTTTGCGGCAAGCATTTAGAAACTGAGGGCGTAGAGGTGGTGGATAAAGAAGCCTACTTAGCCACCATCAACGAGGATGTGCAACTAGACTTCGCCCTAATCATCCAAAGGGGCATGGGTTATGTGCCTAGTGAGAGCATTCGAGGCTTGATCCCTAGCGATTACATCCCCCTAGATGCTTACTTCACCCCCATTAGAAAAGTCGTCTATAACATTGAAAACATGCTTGTGGATGGCAACCCCAATTTTGAGCGGGTGGTGTTTGACATCGAAAGCGATGGGCAGGTCGATCCACAAATCGCCTTCCAAGAGGCGATCAAAACCATGCACGCCCAAATGCATATTTTCAGCACCAGCATGGCACACTCCAAAGCCTACGCCCTAGAAGACAGCCTAGAGATCAAAGACCTTGTGCGTAAAGTCGAGGACTTGGACCTAAGCGCAAGGTGCTTTAATTGCCTAGATAAAATCGGGATCAAATACATCGGGGAGCTTGTGCTGATGGACGCTTACGAGCTTAAGGGCATTAAAAATCTAGGCAAGAAGTCCTACGATGAGATCGCTGAAAAATTAGAACAACTCAAATACCCCGTGGGGCAAGAACTCTCCCCTGAGTTTAAAGCATCGCTCAAAGCACGGATCGATAAATTAAAAAGTGAGGACAATTAATGCGTCACCAAAATCGTTTTAGAAAACTAGGCCGCACAAGTGCCCACAGAAAGGCACTTTTAAAAAACCTAGCCATCGCCCTAATCACGCATGGCAAGATTGAAACAGGGGTTTGCAAAGCCAAAGAATTGCAAAGCTACATTGAAAAGCTAGTAACAGCGGCCAGAATTGGGGACTTCAACGCCCACCGCTATGTCTTTGCCTATTTGCAAAACAAAGAAGCCACCCATAAACTTGTTACAGAAGTGGCACCCAAATACGCCGAGCGCAAGGGGGGCTACACCAGCATCCACAGAAGTGCCCTAAGAAGAGGAGACGCGTCTGTGCTCGCCCAAATCGCCTTTGTTTAATGGAGTTTCTAGGCTTTCTAGCTATTTTAATCGTGGCAGGGATTTTACTTTTTAAACCTGCCCTAGAGAAACTCGCTTTCTCTATCTTTGTGGGGGCGTGGCTTGTAGAAATCGCCATGTTCGCCGCCCACACTTCTACGCTTTTGCCTAATATGAATTTATAACCCCCAAGCCTTTTAGGCTTCAAACTTTACTTTTCTTTAACCCCTTTAACCCCTTGTCTTTTCTCCCCACTCTAAGCTTTAGCCCTCTTACATTTTTGTTACAAAACTCCACTTTTTATTTTTGTTTTTACTCTTTGCGGACGGATCGCTTGACAGGGGGGTAGAATATCATCGTAAATATTTTAAAAATGAGGAGTTGGTATGTTTTTAGGCGCGTTAAATGCAGAGGAGAAAAAGGCGTTCTTGCAAATCGCCCACCATTTTGCATGGAGCAATGACGACTTTTCGGATGCACAAAAAGAAGTGATCGCGACTTATTGCTTAGAAATGCAAATTGAGGACATTGACTACAAGGCGGATCAATTTGACTTGAAAGCCACACTGGGGGTTTTTAAACAAAAGGAGCACCAAAAAATCGTGTTGCTTGAAACCATGGCACTAGCCATGGCTGACAGGCTAACCCACTTAGAAGCCTTACACGAGGGTGAAAGGGCGGTTTTAGACACCATGATCCAAAGCTTTGGGCTAAAGCCCAATTTAGCTAGGATTTACGCCGACTGGACTAAGGCAATGTTGGTGCTCACCGATCAAGGTAAAAATCTCATTGCACTTTAACATGGGCTATCCTTGTACCATTTGTGGGGCATGTTGCCGCAATATCGGGGGGGTGAAAGAGCTTGCCGCCTTTGATTTAGGCAATGGGGTGTGTCGCCACTTAGATCAACAAACCCAGCGGTGTTTAATCTATGAAAACCGCCCCCAGATTTGCAGAGTTGATGAGATGTATGAAAAGGTGTTTTACCAACACTACAGCCTAGAGGAATTTTACGCCCTAAATCTCAAGGCTTGTCAAATGTTGCAGGAAAAAGAGGGGGTAAAAGAGGTTTTGAGGATCAAGATTGAATAAGGAGCAAACATGCCTTTACCATGGATTATAGGGGGGATTGCGTTGGCGGTGATCGGGGGGATCGCCATTTTAAGCATCAGTCAGTTTTTAAGCAAGATTAGAGAGCTTAAGGAGAAGCTAGAGAGAGAAAGGAGAAGGAGATTTGCCGCCAAAATTAAAGCCATGTATGATGCAGGAGATCATGCAGAAGTCCATGTCGGTTTGCTTGATGGGGGGCGTGAGATAGACACAGAGACCTACAAAGTGGATAAAGAGGATGCGATAAGAGAGCTAAGAGAGGGCATGACCCTATGATTGCCGAAGTGATCTTTATCCCAAACGATGGGCTTAAACAAGCCAATCAAGAACAGCTAGAGGCTTTTAGTGCAGAGGTCAAGGAGATTTTAGAAAAACCAGACTACGACTTTAGCGGTGTCGAGGAAGTGGCTTTAGTGGGGGTGTTTGATCCAAAAGGAGCGCATAAAGTCCAAGTTAAAACCGACAAATACACCCCCACGCCAGCGGAGGAAGTGGGGATTTCTTTACTGCTCTCAAGGCTCAATCACCCCATTAACGAGGCATTGAGCGAGGGCAAGTTTTTAGGCATCGGGGCGCATTTTTACTTGGCGATCAACTGCATAAAAGCCCTACAAGAGCACCTAAACAAACAAGCGCAAGACAAAAAAGCCATTAAACAAGAGCAAGAAAACGCCCCGAGTTTAAACCTACGAGTGGAAGAGCCCCGCTACAGCCTAGAGAAAATCGAGCTAGACAAGAAAACCAAAAAGGGGATTTTAGAAGTCATTACTTTAGTGCAAAAGCAAGATTTGATTTACGAGGAGTGGGGCTTTAAAGAGGTGGATGGGATCGCCAAAACCATCATTAATTTTCACGGCAAACCCGGCACGGGCAAAACCATGAGCGCACATATCATTGCTAAAGAGTTGGGTAAGCAGATTATCCATGGCAATTACGCCGACATTGAGTCTAAATTCGTGGGGGATGCGCCTAAGAATTTGGTCGCCGCCTTTGACTTGGCGCAAAAGAGTGGGGCGATTTTGTTTTTTGATGAGGCAGATAGCTTTTTAGGTAAGCGCATTTCTAATGTTACCCAAAGTGCGGATCAGGCGGTCAATTCTTTGCGTAGCGAGCTGTTAAAACTCTTAGAAGAACGCCCCGTGATTGTGATTTTCGCCACGAATTTATTAGAAAACTACGACAAGGCGTTTCATAGCCGAATCTTGCGCTCCATTTGCTTTGAATTACCCAATGACAAGCAAAGGCAGGCGATCATTTCAAAACATATCCCAAATCGCCTTTATGAAAAGGGCATGCAAGAGCTCAGTCAAGAGGAGCTGGAGACTTTAAGCCAAATTGCTAAGGGCTTTTCAGGCAGGGAGATCAAAAACGCCATTTTAAACGGCTTGATTAGGGCGGCTAAAGAGGAGGTTTTGCCTAATTTTGACGACTTCAAAAAGGCATTTAAAACCGCTAAAAAAGAGTTTAAAAAAACCCATAAGGAGGACAGCAGAAAAGAAAGTTTAGGCAAGCGGATTAAGAGCAACTTGAAAAAAGGCAAATTCAAAACCATGAGGAGAAAAGATGATGAATGATGGCAAAAGTCCTAGCGGGAAATTGATTGAGGAGTTGGTGGCATTTCTTAAAGAAAAAGGCTTTTTGTTAGAGGAGCTGAAAAAGTTACTCAATCAAGACACCTTTTTGCAAGCGTGGAATTACACAGAAGTCAAGCAGGACAAATACAGCTTTAAAGAGTTGTTGACGTGGGTCAAAGAGCATTTTAACCCCAATCTACACAGCGCAGCCAGCCTTACCAAAGAGGAAAAGGCTGGGGTGGGGCTTATTTTAAGCTGTTGCTTCAT is a genomic window of Helicobacter sp. NHP19-012 containing:
- a CDS encoding ATP-binding protein, whose amino-acid sequence is MIAEVIFIPNDGLKQANQEQLEAFSAEVKEILEKPDYDFSGVEEVALVGVFDPKGAHKVQVKTDKYTPTPAEEVGISLLLSRLNHPINEALSEGKFLGIGAHFYLAINCIKALQEHLNKQAQDKKAIKQEQENAPSLNLRVEEPRYSLEKIELDKKTKKGILEVITLVQKQDLIYEEWGFKEVDGIAKTIINFHGKPGTGKTMSAHIIAKELGKQIIHGNYADIESKFVGDAPKNLVAAFDLAQKSGAILFFDEADSFLGKRISNVTQSADQAVNSLRSELLKLLEERPVIVIFATNLLENYDKAFHSRILRSICFELPNDKQRQAIISKHIPNRLYEKGMQELSQEELETLSQIAKGFSGREIKNAILNGLIRAAKEEVLPNFDDFKKAFKTAKKEFKKTHKEDSRKESLGKRIKSNLKKGKFKTMRRKDDE